The DNA window CCTCGCGATCTATGCCGCGCTTGGTCTCGGATCCGACTTCGCTGTGCGTTTCTGGGAGCGCAGGGCGCTATCCTATCGCAGGGCGCTCGCATCATGAACGCTTCCGCTCATCCACTTCGCCTGGAGGTCGCGCCGGCAGTCAGCCTGCGCCGCGTCACTCGTCGCTTCTCCGGGCGCGACGTTCTGCGTGAGGTCTCGTTTGACCTTGCTTCTGGCGAGTTCGTGGCGTTGATCGGGAAAAGCGGCTCCGGTAAGAGCACCTTGCTTCGCGCCATCGCCGGGCTTGATGACGACGCGGAGCGAGAAGGCGAAATCAGCGCCCCATCCGATCGATCAGTGCTCTTCCAGGACTCCCGGCTGCTGCCGTGGAAAAACGTTCTGCAAAACGTCATTTTCGGCTTTCGTGCGGCTGATAGCGAAGCGCGTGGTCGAGCTGCTCTGGCCGACGTCGGCCTATCTGGGCGCGAGAGCGCTTGGCCGAACGCGCTGTCGGGCGGCGAGCAGCAGCGGGTCGCTCTCGCCCGCTCGCTGGTTCGCCAGCCGCGATTGCTGCTCGCGGACGAACCTTTCGGCGCGCTGGATGCGCTGACCCGGATCAAGATGCACGAACTGCTTTTCCATCTGATCCGGCAACGCTTGCCGACTGTGTTGCTCGTCACCCACGATGTCGACGAAGCGATCAAACTCGCCGACCGTGTGATTGTTGTAGATAA is part of the Terrirubrum flagellatum genome and encodes:
- a CDS encoding ABC transporter ATP-binding protein → MNASAHPLRLEVAPAVSLRRVTRRFSGRDVLREVSFDLASGEFVALIGKSGSGKSTLLRAIAGLDDDAEREGEISAPSDRSVLFQDSRLLPWKNVLQNVIFGFRAADSEARGRAALADVGLSGRESAWPNALSGGEQQRVALARSLVRQPRLLLADEPFGALDALTRIKMHELLFHLIRQRLPTVLLVTHDVDEAIKLADRVIVVDNGRVVADREIRLRHPRAKDDHFDGLRAELLAALGVTDGV